DNA from Saliniramus fredricksonii:
TTCCACGGTTATTGGCCGCATCCATCAGCTCGCCCGAGAGACGCTCGACCATGGTCTTGTCGTTGCGTGCGCGGGCGGCCTTGATCAGCCAGCGAATAGCGAGAGCCTGCCGACGCTCGGGACGAACCTCGACCGGGACCTGATAGGTCGCACCACCGACGCGGCGAGAACGCACCTCGATCGCCGGCGCGACGTTCTCGAGCGCCTGGCGGAACACCTCGATCGGATCGGTCTTGGTCTTCTCTTCGATGATGTCGAAGGCGCCGTAGACGATGCCTTCGGCAGTGGACTTCTTGCCGTCATACATCACCGAGTTCATGAACTTGGTGAGAACGACGTCCCCGAATTTCGGATCCGGGATGATTTCACGCTTTTCTGCGCGGTGGCGGCGGGACATGCGAAGGCTCCGTCCAGAATTCTCGTCAGATGCCCGAAATCGCTTCGGGCGCTAGCTCACTTCGGACGCTTGGCGCCGTATTTCGAACGGCGCTGCTTGCGGTCCTTGACGC
Protein-coding regions in this window:
- the rpsG gene encoding 30S ribosomal protein S7, with product MSRRHRAEKREIIPDPKFGDVVLTKFMNSVMYDGKKSTAEGIVYGAFDIIEEKTKTDPIEVFRQALENVAPAIEVRSRRVGGATYQVPVEVRPERRQALAIRWLIKAARARNDKTMVERLSGELMDAANNRGSAVKKREDTHRMAEANRAFSHYRW